A genomic segment from Acidobacteriota bacterium encodes:
- a CDS encoding DEAD/DEAH box helicase family protein — MLDSRETSQPDVADSAAPAGDPDRESCLAGPGLRPGAILWIRQQRWIVEQISLERGIIRVDVAGRHERRAFLLPFDRAQAPDPRRRAKRVRLRRACARCAWLVARRSSFRLPVALLDARIGLLPYQIAPALASLAGWRRLLVADDVGLGKTIQAAMLVAELVRRDGGARVLLVVPKTLQAQWADELGRRFRLGTASIDRQSLAGHARAGALRESPWMRPGIWLVSIDYLKQAHVLATIPERPWDLVVVDEAHDVCGDTDRHEACDAMGRRARRLVLLTATPHSGDEARFDRLTCLGRLPSEKDDLLVFRRTQQDAGLDLGRRTCWRRLALTPTHRRVLDALLAFEAQVLRRAEPSGHAAILLLSVFRKRALSTMSALAATLARRLAILDRAGTDALDPWRQAPLPFSADDVGEDEHALEADSGLPRDHERRWLERLRRLALVAVDSRVSHVRRLLSRTREPVVIFTEFRHSLEALERQLSGCRVLAAMHGGQSPAEHAEALARFVSGRATVLLATDVAGQGLNLQHAARWVVSVDLPWNPLKLEQRIGRVERIGQRRRVHLTLLLARHPAEERLLSHVLRRVLTARRSLGDQALARAIPPSEAAVAAALIAGEPLHPSPPDALRDSGLRWMRAARAVSRVLSRRRVLMAHWRAPQPIIGRPWIASRPSDHRNALLLVSVSLLDDTGAEVEQLLVPLRFDGDNSTPPDLLLRSGVDLMPLYARRVRARIRRLERLTREVAAREVGTELAIAAESARARTHAPFALSLFDRAGERAFEDDRRRQHAQQADVAARLDLLRRALALGVAAARIELVLRPIR; from the coding sequence GTGCTCGATTCTCGAGAGACTTCTCAGCCCGACGTCGCAGATTCTGCAGCGCCGGCCGGCGATCCGGATCGCGAATCCTGCCTGGCGGGCCCCGGGCTTCGCCCTGGTGCCATCCTGTGGATCCGTCAGCAACGATGGATCGTCGAGCAGATCAGCCTCGAACGCGGCATCATCCGCGTCGACGTGGCCGGCCGTCATGAACGCCGCGCGTTTCTCCTGCCATTCGACCGGGCACAGGCGCCCGACCCGCGCCGGCGGGCGAAACGCGTGCGCCTCCGACGCGCGTGTGCCCGCTGCGCCTGGCTCGTCGCGCGCCGATCGTCCTTCCGCCTGCCGGTCGCGCTGCTCGACGCGAGGATCGGCCTGCTTCCGTATCAGATCGCTCCGGCGCTGGCGTCGCTGGCCGGCTGGCGACGACTGCTCGTCGCCGACGATGTCGGTCTGGGCAAGACCATCCAGGCGGCGATGCTGGTCGCGGAACTGGTGCGACGTGACGGCGGCGCCCGCGTGCTGCTCGTCGTGCCGAAGACGCTCCAGGCCCAATGGGCGGACGAGCTCGGCCGTCGATTCCGCCTCGGCACGGCCAGCATCGATCGCCAGTCGCTCGCCGGGCACGCGCGAGCGGGCGCCCTCCGGGAGTCGCCGTGGATGCGGCCGGGCATCTGGCTCGTCTCGATCGACTACCTCAAGCAGGCGCACGTGCTGGCCACGATTCCCGAGCGGCCATGGGACCTCGTCGTGGTCGACGAAGCGCACGACGTCTGCGGCGATACGGATCGCCACGAGGCGTGCGACGCCATGGGCCGGCGCGCCCGCCGGCTCGTGCTCCTCACCGCCACGCCACACTCGGGCGACGAGGCGCGCTTCGATCGGCTGACGTGCCTGGGCCGATTGCCGTCCGAGAAGGACGATCTGCTCGTATTCCGGCGCACACAGCAGGACGCCGGCCTCGACCTCGGCCGGCGGACGTGCTGGCGGCGGTTGGCGCTCACGCCGACGCACAGGCGCGTGCTCGACGCGTTGCTGGCGTTCGAAGCCCAGGTGCTGCGCCGCGCCGAGCCATCGGGCCACGCCGCGATTCTCCTGCTGTCGGTGTTTCGGAAGCGCGCGTTGTCGACGATGAGCGCGCTGGCAGCGACGCTCGCGCGCCGCCTGGCGATCCTCGACCGCGCGGGCACTGACGCGCTCGACCCCTGGCGCCAGGCGCCGCTGCCGTTTTCAGCCGATGACGTCGGCGAGGACGAGCACGCGCTCGAGGCCGACAGCGGGCTGCCGCGAGACCACGAGCGTCGGTGGCTCGAGCGGCTGCGACGGCTCGCGCTCGTCGCCGTCGACAGCCGGGTGTCGCACGTACGGCGGTTGCTCTCGCGAACGCGCGAGCCGGTCGTCATCTTCACCGAGTTCCGTCATTCGCTCGAAGCGCTGGAGAGGCAGCTCTCCGGATGCCGCGTCCTCGCGGCAATGCACGGCGGCCAATCTCCCGCGGAACACGCCGAGGCGCTCGCCCGCTTCGTCTCGGGCCGAGCCACGGTGCTGCTCGCGACCGACGTCGCCGGGCAAGGCCTCAACCTGCAGCACGCGGCGCGCTGGGTCGTGAGCGTCGACCTGCCGTGGAATCCGCTGAAGCTCGAGCAGCGCATCGGCCGCGTCGAACGGATCGGCCAGCGGCGACGCGTACATCTGACGCTGCTGCTCGCACGCCATCCCGCGGAGGAACGGCTGCTCTCGCACGTGCTCCGGCGGGTTCTGACGGCACGCCGGTCGCTGGGCGACCAGGCGCTGGCGCGTGCGATCCCGCCCAGCGAAGCGGCCGTGGCCGCCGCCCTGATCGCAGGCGAGCCGCTCCACCCGTCGCCGCCGGACGCCCTTCGCGACAGCGGCCTCCGGTGGATGCGAGCGGCGCGCGCGGTGAGCCGCGTGCTCTCGCGGCGCCGCGTGCTGATGGCGCACTGGCGCGCGCCGCAGCCGATCATCGGCAGGCCGTGGATCGCCTCGCGTCCGTCGGATCACCGGAACGCGCTGCTTCTCGTGTCGGTCTCGCTCCTCGACGATACCGGCGCGGAGGTCGAACAACTGCTCGTGCCGTTGAGGTTCGACGGCGACAACTCGACCCCCCCGGATCTTCTGCTCCGGTCGGGTGTCGATCTGATGCCCCTGTACGCACGCCGCGTGCGGGCGCGAATACGAAGGCTCGAGCGCCTCACGCGCGAAGTCGCCGCACGCGAGGTGGGCACCGAGCTCGCGATCGCCGCCGAGTCCGCCCGGGCGCGCACGCACGCGCCCTTCGCGCTGAGCCTCTTCGATCGCGCCGGCGAACGCGCATTCGAGGACGACCGCCGCCGGCAGCACGCGCAGCAGGCCGACGTCGCCGCACGTCTGGATCTGCTGCGGCGGGCCCTTGCTCTCGGCGTGGCGGCGGCACGGATCGAGCTCGTGCTGAGACCGATCCGGTGA
- a CDS encoding Smr/MutS family protein, whose amino-acid sequence MVDDVHIVPLEPELDLHAFAPRDIPDAVDAYLTQAHEAGLREVRLVHGRGRGIQRGIVQAALERHPLVAEFEDDRHSHLGATIARLIEPAAK is encoded by the coding sequence ATCGTGGACGACGTCCACATCGTGCCGCTCGAGCCGGAGCTGGACCTCCACGCCTTCGCGCCGCGCGACATCCCGGACGCGGTCGACGCGTACCTGACGCAGGCGCACGAGGCAGGCCTTCGCGAGGTGAGGCTGGTCCACGGGAGAGGGCGCGGCATCCAGCGCGGCATCGTGCAGGCCGCGCTCGAGCGCCATCCGCTCGTAGCCGAGTTCGAGGACGACAGGCACTCTCATCTCGGCGCGACCATCGCCCGGCTGATCGAACCGGCCGCCAAATGA
- a CDS encoding 3-oxoacyl-ACP reductase FabG — translation MKLKGKVALVTGASRGIGRGIAEVFAEEGADVAVNYFATPGGAEDVASYVRSKGRRAMTVKADVANRQQAEAMFEAVTKEFGHIDILVNNAGIETITPFLELTDDQWTRLVDINLRACWLNAQIFCRRNIAAGRPGNIVHIGSVQAHKSLPGRTHYAPTKLGLEALTRNMSLEVAAHGIRVNCVHPGLIETDMTDWVMKSAEILPQVLAQISLARAGQPREVATVVAFFASDESQYVTGQSLLVDGGFAGK, via the coding sequence GTGAAACTCAAGGGCAAAGTGGCGCTGGTGACAGGAGCCAGCCGCGGGATCGGCCGTGGCATCGCCGAGGTGTTCGCCGAGGAAGGCGCCGACGTGGCAGTGAACTACTTCGCGACGCCGGGCGGCGCGGAGGACGTCGCCAGTTACGTCCGGAGCAAGGGGCGTCGCGCGATGACGGTCAAGGCCGACGTCGCCAATCGCCAGCAGGCCGAAGCGATGTTCGAGGCCGTGACGAAGGAGTTCGGCCACATCGACATCCTCGTCAACAACGCGGGCATCGAGACGATCACGCCGTTCCTCGAGCTGACCGACGATCAGTGGACGCGGCTCGTGGACATCAACCTCCGCGCGTGCTGGCTGAACGCCCAGATCTTCTGCCGCCGCAACATCGCGGCGGGCCGGCCCGGCAACATCGTCCACATCGGATCGGTGCAGGCGCACAAGTCGCTGCCCGGGCGGACGCACTACGCGCCCACGAAGCTCGGCCTCGAGGCGCTCACGCGCAACATGTCCCTCGAGGTGGCGGCGCACGGGATCCGGGTGAACTGCGTGCATCCGGGGTTGATCGAGACCGACATGACCGACTGGGTGATGAAGTCGGCCGAGATCCTGCCGCAGGTGCTCGCGCAGATCTCGCTCGCCCGCGCCGGCCAGCCCCGCGAAGTGGCGACGGTCGTGGCCTTCTTCGCCTCCGACGAGTCTCAGTACGTCACCGGCCAGTCGCTGCTGGTGGACGGCGGCTTCGCCGGCAAGTAG
- a CDS encoding DMT family transporter: protein MKLQFYAMTLFLGVVLTVHLAMNGMVGAAIGNPRVANALFWCIGAVTAVVVGITGWKPGALSGLGQVNPLLLTAGVAGALLVFAIAKTVPEVGAGPFFVLLLAGQVLSAMVISHFGWFGSPVQTISPMHAVGAVVMVVGVYLTTK from the coding sequence ATGAAATTGCAGTTCTACGCAATGACGCTGTTTCTGGGAGTGGTGTTGACGGTGCATCTGGCCATGAACGGCATGGTCGGCGCCGCTATCGGCAATCCGCGAGTCGCGAACGCGTTGTTCTGGTGCATCGGCGCGGTCACCGCGGTCGTCGTCGGGATCACGGGCTGGAAGCCCGGAGCGTTGAGCGGTCTCGGCCAGGTCAACCCGCTCCTCTTGACGGCCGGCGTGGCGGGCGCGCTGCTCGTCTTCGCAATCGCCAAGACCGTGCCGGAAGTCGGCGCCGGTCCGTTCTTCGTGCTGCTGCTCGCCGGCCAGGTGCTGTCGGCGATGGTCATCTCCCACTTCGGCTGGTTCGGATCGCCCGTGCAGACCATCTCGCCGATGCACGCCGTCGGCGCCGTCGTGATGGTGGTCGGCGTGTACCTCACCACGAAATAG
- a CDS encoding amidohydrolase, with translation MRWSGVVLALVVVASGSTPAQEQSAEIDARIQAVMPKVIAWRRDIHQHPELSNREVRTAGLVAAHLRALGLDVRTGVAKTGVVGILRGGRPGKVVALRADMDALPVAEVGDLPFKSVETATYNGQTVGVMHACGHDAHVAMLMGVAEVLTSMKDRLPGTVKFIFQPAEEGPPAGETGGAGDMVAEGVLDEPPVDAIFGLHVMPLEQGTLWSRAGGLMASSDRVRIVVHGKQTHGAAPWGGVDPITVSAQIVTALQTIVSRQIDLTEAPAVVTIGRITGGVRFNIIPDTVEMEGTIRALDPNVQRDIHARVKRTAELVAESAGARAEVELEINTAPVLYNDAALTDLMTPTLRRVSGNRFFTAKPRTLAEDFAKFQQKVPGLFFYLGVNRPGAAAASVAENHSPLFFVDEGALPTGVRAMASLALDYLGMHAR, from the coding sequence ATGAGATGGAGTGGCGTAGTGCTCGCCCTGGTCGTCGTCGCGTCCGGCAGCACGCCGGCGCAGGAGCAGTCCGCGGAGATCGACGCCAGAATCCAGGCGGTGATGCCCAAGGTGATCGCGTGGCGTCGCGACATCCATCAGCATCCGGAGCTGTCGAACCGCGAGGTGAGGACGGCCGGCCTCGTGGCCGCTCACCTGCGCGCGCTGGGCCTGGACGTTCGCACGGGCGTGGCGAAGACGGGCGTCGTCGGGATTCTCCGGGGCGGGCGGCCGGGCAAGGTGGTCGCGCTGCGCGCCGACATGGACGCGCTGCCGGTCGCCGAAGTCGGCGACCTGCCGTTCAAGTCCGTCGAGACGGCGACGTACAACGGACAGACCGTCGGCGTGATGCACGCGTGCGGTCATGACGCGCACGTGGCGATGCTGATGGGCGTCGCCGAAGTGCTCACGTCGATGAAAGATCGGCTGCCCGGCACGGTGAAGTTCATCTTCCAGCCGGCGGAGGAAGGGCCGCCCGCCGGGGAGACCGGCGGCGCGGGCGACATGGTCGCCGAGGGCGTGCTCGACGAGCCGCCGGTCGATGCGATCTTCGGCCTGCACGTGATGCCGCTGGAACAGGGCACGCTCTGGTCGCGAGCCGGCGGCCTGATGGCCAGCTCCGACCGCGTGCGCATCGTCGTCCACGGCAAGCAGACGCACGGCGCGGCGCCGTGGGGCGGCGTCGATCCGATCACCGTCAGCGCGCAGATCGTCACGGCGCTGCAGACGATCGTGAGCCGGCAGATCGATCTCACGGAGGCGCCGGCCGTCGTGACGATCGGCAGGATCACGGGCGGCGTGCGGTTCAACATCATCCCCGACACCGTCGAGATGGAAGGCACCATCCGCGCGCTCGATCCGAACGTGCAGCGCGACATCCACGCACGAGTCAAGCGCACCGCCGAACTGGTCGCGGAGAGCGCGGGCGCCCGCGCCGAGGTCGAGCTCGAGATCAACACCGCGCCGGTGCTCTACAACGACGCGGCGCTCACGGATCTGATGACACCCACGCTCCGCCGCGTCTCGGGCAACCGCTTCTTCACGGCCAAGCCGCGGACGCTCGCCGAGGACTTCGCGAAGTTCCAGCAGAAGGTGCCGGGCTTGTTCTTCTACCTGGGTGTGAACCGGCCGGGCGCCGCTGCGGCCAGCGTCGCCGAGAATCACTCGCCGCTCTTCTTCGTGGACGAGGGCGCGCTGCCGACCGGCGTCCGCGCGATGGCCAGCCTGGCGCTCGATTACCTCGGCATGCACGCGAGGTAG
- a CDS encoding N-6 DNA methylase, with translation MTSLPGISSTLFPEWFLRDVAARACALQSNRPADAAGAHLRRWWPRVTARCSPASALRLLFDVAAMPLFGILGFSAHDARFERHRAQAMLRTRGGRTVGLMVLPWATRPSTAWRDVWLTAEAAGSRWCFVLAPPFLSLVDTRGHVVRRSVEFDLSEALPGSAAPVFRLLAGAASFDAPDGQAPAPIDGLLAEAMRRQDRVRGDLRRGVVRALQAMGGVLEGRRADERVAQALTLVYRVLFLKFVESRDLVPVDHPLYAQSYSMTGLCREALREDARGLWDGLAAATRLSRRGCRTASLILPPFNGELFRRSSAPALERRHPARPNAASARRDAAIRAALLSLGTRQTANGREELSFGDLGVEELGSVYERVLDFAPDELADGRPSSTARRERAARRHSDARKRTGTFYTPQALTEFLVARTLAPLVAGRRADEILTLRIVDPAMGSGAFLVCACRYLAAAYERALLDEGRASPVDLDEDERAGIRRLVAERCLAGVDVNPVAVQLARLSLWLTTLTRGKPLGFLDHRLRVGNSLVGASPGDLSRFPNRRRSAAPVLPLFDQHDFDLATRDALATLAVLRTRSDDGVADVRAKERLWTALNGECSSLHPWRRAADLWCAQWFWPDDGDGVPSPAEVRAVLAAALNGDRTLPQERVARRLAQASAAAKMHAFFHWPLEFSDVFSDQPGAARAGAGFDAVLGNPPWEMLRRDPAEDRERRTHEHTRHLLRFIRDSGIYADSAGGHLNLYQPFLERALGLCRPGGHVGLILPWGVAVDDGSARLRQRLFRNCRIRTLVGFDNGQGLFPIHRGVRFLALTASVGGATTDVRASFGLRTPGQIDQLLARDRSGEPSRDDDVRLSAVQVARVGGASLRIPFVQRRAELAMADRLAAQFPPFGGGAWNGRFGRELNATEDRQAFGPAGLPVIEGKHIEPFRTRETESTTRIGRDAALTLMPDGRFERQRLAYRDVSGHGNRQSLIAAIVPADVVTTHTLFCLRTALSDEALHFLCAVFNSYVINAIVRMLMGSHLTTSLVEHLPVPDGRDRRYRRIARLARRRRRTSDPRLNAAIQAQVARMYGVAREEFAVVLEGFPLVPVEDRHRAAVLFDADDRR, from the coding sequence GTGACGTCGCTTCCGGGCATCTCCAGCACGCTCTTCCCTGAATGGTTCCTGCGTGACGTCGCGGCGCGTGCGTGCGCGCTCCAGTCGAATCGTCCCGCTGATGCCGCTGGCGCCCACTTGCGACGATGGTGGCCGCGAGTCACCGCCAGGTGTAGCCCGGCGTCGGCACTCCGCCTGCTGTTCGACGTCGCCGCGATGCCGCTCTTCGGCATTCTCGGCTTCAGCGCGCACGATGCGCGGTTCGAACGCCACCGCGCGCAGGCGATGCTGCGCACCCGCGGCGGCCGTACCGTCGGGTTGATGGTGCTGCCGTGGGCGACCCGGCCGTCGACGGCCTGGCGGGACGTCTGGCTGACAGCGGAAGCCGCCGGCTCGCGCTGGTGCTTCGTGCTGGCGCCGCCGTTCCTCTCGCTCGTCGATACGCGCGGCCACGTCGTGCGCCGCAGCGTCGAGTTCGACCTTTCTGAAGCGCTGCCGGGCAGTGCAGCCCCGGTGTTCCGGCTGCTGGCCGGAGCGGCCAGCTTCGACGCACCGGATGGCCAGGCGCCCGCGCCAATCGACGGCTTGCTCGCCGAGGCGATGCGGCGACAGGACCGCGTCCGCGGCGATCTGCGGCGAGGCGTCGTCCGCGCGCTGCAGGCGATGGGCGGCGTCCTCGAAGGCCGGCGCGCCGACGAGCGCGTCGCGCAGGCCCTCACGCTCGTTTATCGTGTGCTCTTCCTGAAGTTCGTCGAGTCCCGCGACCTCGTGCCGGTGGACCACCCGCTGTACGCGCAGAGCTACTCGATGACGGGACTCTGCCGCGAGGCGCTGCGCGAGGATGCCCGTGGCCTGTGGGACGGGCTCGCGGCGGCGACGCGGCTTTCGCGTCGAGGCTGTCGAACCGCGAGCCTGATCCTTCCGCCGTTCAACGGCGAGCTGTTCCGGCGATCGTCCGCACCGGCGCTCGAACGCCGGCATCCGGCTCGTCCGAATGCGGCCTCCGCGCGGCGAGATGCCGCGATCCGCGCTGCGCTGCTGTCGCTCGGGACGCGCCAGACGGCGAACGGGAGGGAGGAGCTCAGCTTCGGCGATCTCGGGGTCGAAGAGCTCGGCTCGGTGTACGAACGCGTGCTCGACTTCGCGCCCGATGAGCTGGCTGATGGCCGACCGTCCTCGACGGCGCGCCGCGAGCGCGCGGCTCGGCGGCACAGCGATGCGCGCAAACGGACCGGCACGTTCTACACGCCGCAGGCCCTCACGGAATTCCTCGTCGCGCGCACGCTGGCACCGCTCGTCGCCGGCCGCCGCGCCGACGAGATCCTCACACTGCGGATCGTCGATCCGGCCATGGGCAGCGGGGCCTTCCTGGTCTGTGCGTGCCGGTACCTCGCCGCCGCGTACGAGCGTGCCCTGCTCGACGAGGGGCGGGCCTCGCCCGTCGATCTCGACGAAGACGAGCGCGCCGGCATCCGGCGTCTGGTCGCGGAACGCTGCCTCGCGGGCGTGGACGTCAACCCGGTCGCCGTGCAGCTCGCGCGCCTGTCGCTGTGGCTGACCACGCTCACGCGCGGCAAGCCGCTCGGCTTCCTCGATCACCGGCTGCGGGTCGGCAACAGCCTGGTCGGCGCGTCGCCCGGCGACCTCTCCAGGTTCCCCAACCGGCGCCGCTCGGCGGCACCCGTCCTGCCGCTCTTCGACCAGCACGACTTCGATCTGGCCACGCGGGACGCGCTCGCCACGCTCGCCGTGCTCCGGACGCGGTCCGACGACGGCGTCGCCGACGTTCGCGCGAAGGAGCGGCTCTGGACAGCGCTCAACGGCGAGTGCTCGTCGCTGCATCCATGGCGTCGCGCGGCCGATCTCTGGTGCGCGCAGTGGTTCTGGCCCGACGACGGCGACGGTGTGCCGTCGCCCGCCGAAGTTCGCGCGGTCCTCGCCGCTGCGCTCAACGGCGATCGAACGCTGCCGCAGGAACGTGTCGCGCGCCGTCTCGCCCAGGCCTCCGCGGCCGCGAAGATGCACGCGTTCTTTCATTGGCCGCTCGAGTTCAGCGACGTCTTTTCGGACCAGCCCGGCGCCGCGCGTGCCGGTGCGGGGTTCGATGCCGTGCTCGGCAATCCGCCATGGGAAATGCTGCGCCGTGATCCGGCAGAGGACCGCGAGCGCCGAACGCACGAACACACGCGCCATCTCCTGCGGTTCATCCGCGATTCCGGCATCTACGCAGACAGCGCGGGCGGGCACCTCAACCTGTACCAGCCGTTCCTGGAGCGCGCGCTCGGGCTCTGCCGGCCGGGTGGCCACGTCGGCCTGATCCTTCCGTGGGGCGTCGCGGTGGACGACGGCTCTGCGCGGCTGCGTCAGCGCCTGTTCCGCAATTGCCGAATCCGGACGCTCGTCGGATTCGACAACGGACAAGGGCTGTTCCCGATCCATCGAGGCGTGCGCTTCCTCGCCCTGACCGCGAGCGTCGGCGGCGCCACCACCGACGTCCGCGCGAGCTTCGGCCTCCGCACGCCCGGACAGATCGATCAGCTCCTCGCCCGCGACCGATCCGGCGAGCCGTCACGCGACGACGACGTGCGGCTGTCCGCGGTGCAGGTGGCGCGCGTCGGCGGCGCTTCCCTCCGGATTCCGTTCGTGCAGCGGCGCGCCGAGCTCGCGATGGCGGATCGGCTCGCCGCGCAGTTCCCGCCGTTCGGCGGTGGTGCCTGGAACGGCCGCTTCGGCCGGGAGCTGAACGCCACCGAGGACCGTCAGGCATTCGGCCCGGCCGGCCTGCCCGTGATCGAGGGCAAGCACATCGAGCCGTTCCGCACGCGCGAGACGGAGTCCACGACGCGCATCGGCCGCGACGCGGCCCTGACGCTGATGCCGGACGGCCGGTTCGAGCGGCAGCGGCTCGCGTACCGCGACGTCTCCGGACACGGCAACCGCCAGTCGCTCATCGCCGCGATCGTGCCCGCCGACGTCGTCACCACGCACACGCTCTTCTGTCTTCGCACGGCGCTCTCGGACGAAGCGCTGCACTTCCTCTGCGCCGTGTTCAACTCGTACGTCATCAACGCGATTGTTCGGATGCTGATGGGCAGCCATCTGACGACGTCACTCGTCGAACATCTGCCGGTGCCGGATGGCCGAGATCGGCGGTACCGGCGGATCGCGCGGCTCGCCCGCCGGCGGCGGAGGACCAGCGATCCGCGGCTGAACGCGGCGATTCAGGCGCAGGTGGCCCGGATGTACGGCGTGGCGAGGGAGGAATTCGCGGTGGTGCTGGAAGGGTTTCCGCTGGTGCCGGTCGAGGATCGGCACCGCGCGGCCGTGCTGTTCGACGCGGACGACCGGCGCTGA
- a CDS encoding response regulator transcription factor, whose amino-acid sequence MSKKLKILIGDDHTLVRQGIRKILEERQEWSVVGEARDGREAVRMAVDLQPDVAIVDVSMPEMNGIDAAAQITRKAPGTNVLMLSMHADEGSIIRALRAGARGYLVKDSADTDLIRAVLAVSAGESFFSPAVASIMLDDYVRHLAEKGAGDRYEALSEREREIFQLVAEGKSNKRIAELLCISPTTVETHRSHILQKLDLHSTAELVLYAVRRGVIS is encoded by the coding sequence ATGTCGAAGAAGCTCAAGATCCTCATTGGCGACGATCACACGCTGGTGCGCCAGGGCATCAGGAAGATCCTCGAGGAACGACAGGAGTGGTCGGTCGTTGGAGAAGCGCGCGACGGGCGCGAGGCCGTGCGGATGGCCGTCGACCTGCAGCCGGACGTGGCCATCGTCGACGTCTCGATGCCCGAGATGAACGGCATCGACGCGGCCGCGCAGATCACCCGCAAGGCTCCCGGCACGAACGTGCTGATGCTCAGCATGCACGCCGACGAAGGGTCGATCATCCGCGCGCTCCGCGCGGGCGCGCGCGGCTACCTCGTGAAGGACTCCGCCGACACCGATCTCATCCGGGCCGTGCTGGCCGTGTCGGCCGGCGAGTCGTTCTTCAGCCCCGCGGTGGCGAGCATCATGCTCGACGACTACGTGCGGCACCTCGCCGAGAAGGGGGCCGGTGACCGCTACGAGGCGCTGTCGGAGCGTGAGCGCGAGATCTTCCAGCTCGTGGCCGAAGGCAAGAGCAACAAACGCATCGCGGAGCTGCTCTGCATCAGCCCGACCACGGTCGAGACCCATCGCTCGCACATCCTGCAGAAGCTCGATCTCCACAGCACGGCGGAGCTGGTGTTGTACGCCGTGCGGCGAGGCGTGATCTCCTGA
- a CDS encoding sensor histidine kinase produces MTVVGGPSTAARDAGTPLWRRRPTILSVLVVAMMLTLGGWLFTGYSFLQRVRFLEGEAEAVTARYAAAEALLTDVRHDLDRAAITLRDALIDTRPGLQHYRTQVDAALETADGRLAAYEPVLGSNAEREHIGRLRTGIQQLRRANHDFLAIDAGQWGSTTAAELLDRVTPKRDAAIRVSNDLQRLNRDAYLAHQAEMARLHGAMQQRSWQALVFGALVGIVIGLVATVRVGRLERQLRARQQQDAATAAALQDLSARLVNAQEEERQHIARELHDGVGQLLTALKLELGQAERRGAGAVSLGDARALAEEALTAVRDVSHLLHPPELDQLGLIDAIRAYVQAIARRQEIAIEFTSLPLGQRLLPPTELAVYRIVQEAVTNVLRHASATRCGVSLSPSGENAVLTVSDDGVGFQPDAGPDGPRSGLGLTGIRERVIQAGGVFTVKSAPGCGTMLIAELPLPGAQPDATVGSAPVLAPVQTG; encoded by the coding sequence ATGACCGTTGTTGGCGGCCCGTCCACTGCTGCCCGAGACGCGGGCACACCTCTCTGGCGACGACGCCCGACCATCCTGTCGGTGCTCGTCGTTGCCATGATGTTGACGCTGGGCGGCTGGCTCTTCACCGGCTACTCGTTCCTCCAGCGGGTCCGTTTCCTCGAAGGCGAAGCCGAGGCCGTCACCGCCAGGTACGCGGCGGCAGAGGCCCTGCTGACCGACGTCCGGCATGATCTCGACCGCGCCGCCATCACGCTTCGCGACGCGCTGATCGATACGCGCCCGGGCCTTCAGCACTACCGCACCCAGGTCGATGCCGCGCTCGAGACGGCCGACGGGCGGCTCGCGGCGTACGAGCCGGTCCTTGGCTCGAACGCCGAGCGCGAGCACATCGGCCGGCTGCGCACCGGCATCCAGCAACTGCGGCGCGCCAACCATGACTTCCTGGCGATCGACGCCGGACAGTGGGGCTCGACGACGGCCGCCGAGCTGCTCGATCGGGTGACGCCGAAGCGCGACGCCGCGATCCGCGTCTCCAACGATCTCCAGCGCCTCAATCGCGACGCCTATCTCGCGCACCAGGCCGAGATGGCGCGTCTGCACGGCGCGATGCAGCAGCGCTCCTGGCAGGCGCTCGTGTTCGGCGCGCTCGTCGGCATCGTCATCGGCCTCGTCGCGACGGTGCGCGTCGGCCGCCTCGAGCGCCAGCTCCGCGCGCGGCAGCAGCAGGACGCGGCGACCGCCGCCGCGCTCCAGGATCTGTCGGCGCGGCTCGTCAACGCGCAGGAAGAGGAGCGCCAGCACATCGCCCGCGAGCTTCACGACGGCGTCGGTCAACTGCTGACCGCGCTGAAGCTCGAGTTGGGGCAGGCGGAGCGCCGCGGCGCGGGTGCCGTCTCGCTCGGCGACGCGCGCGCCCTCGCTGAGGAGGCGCTCACCGCGGTCCGCGACGTGTCGCACCTGCTCCATCCGCCGGAGCTCGACCAGCTCGGCCTGATCGACGCCATTCGCGCGTACGTACAGGCGATCGCGCGGCGCCAGGAGATCGCGATCGAGTTCACCTCTCTGCCCTTGGGACAGCGGCTTCTGCCGCCGACCGAGCTGGCGGTCTATCGCATCGTGCAGGAAGCCGTGACGAACGTCCTGCGTCACGCGTCCGCCACTCGCTGCGGCGTGTCGCTCTCGCCATCGGGAGAGAACGCCGTGCTCACGGTCTCCGACGATGGCGTGGGGTTCCAGCCGGATGCTGGTCCGGACGGCCCGCGCTCGGGTCTCGGCCTCACGGGCATCCGCGAGCGCGTAATCCAGGCGGGCGGCGTGTTCACCGTCAAGAGCGCTCCCGGCTGCGGCACGATGTTGATCGCGGAGCTCCCGCTTCCCGGCGCTCAGCCCGACGCTACGGTCGGGAGCGCGCCCGTGCTCGCTCCCGTTCAGACCGGCTAG